TTGCCCACACGAGGCGCTCGCCCCACATACCGTCTACCAGCATCAACACCATACATTCGACGCTCAAAAGTTCTGCAAAAGAACGCTCGGACTTTCTCCAAAAGCTCGGAAGGAGGCTGTTCCGGGGCTCACTAGTGGTCGGCAACGTGCCGGAGAACGGCGGCAACGGCAGGAGCGAGCAGGCGTCCGACGTCGTCTTGCCTCCAAGGCCCCAGTGGTCGCAGAACCGCGAAGAAGTGATGCTGTTCTGCCTCGGCGGGGTCAAGCAGGTGGGGCGCTCGTGCTTTATCGTAGTCACGCCGGAAAGCAAGGTCATGCTTGACTGCGGCATAAACCCCGGCGAGATGTCCGGCCTTGACGCATACCCGCGAATCGACTGGCTCAACTTTAACCTTGACGAGCTTGACGCAGTAGTCATCAGCCACGCCCACATCGACCACCAGGGGTTCCTGCCGGCGCTCTTCAAGTACGGCTACCGCGGGCCGGTGTACTGCACCGAGCCGACGCTGCCGCTCATGACGCTCCTGCAGATGGACTCGGTCAAGATCGCAAACTCTAACGGCACGTACCTGCCGTACGAGGCAAGGGACGTCCACGAAGTCATAAAGCACACGATAACGCTCCCGTACGGCAAGCCGACAGACATTTCTCCAGACATCACGGTCACTTTGAACAACGCCGGCCACATCATGGGCAGCGCGACGGTGCACCTGAACATCTCTGGCGCGCACAACATACTCTACTCCGGCGACTACAAGTTTGCACGGACGCAGTTGCTTGACAGCGCGGTGGCGACGTACCCGAGGGTCGAGACATTGATCACGGAAAGCACGTACGGCAACTCGTCTGACATCATGCCCGACCAGGCATTCGTGTACAGGACGTTTTCAGAGTCGATAAACAAGGTGCTGTCGGAGGGAGGCAAGGTCCTCATACCGGTGCCGGCAGTCGGCAGGGCGCAGGAGATAATGCTGGTGATGGCAAAGGAGATGAGCGAAGGCAGGCTCGTCGAGTCGCCAATATACATCGAGGGCATGATATCCGAGGCAAGCGCGATACACATGTCGTACGCGCACTACCTTGGAGCAGACGTGCGCAGGTCTGTCTCGCAGGGCATAAACCCGTTCACGTCCGAATACTTCACGGTCATCAGCGGGGGCAAGCGCGAAGAGGCCATAAACGACCAGAACCCGGCGATAATCATGGCGACGTCCGGCATGCTCGAAGGCGGCCCGTCCGTCGAATATTTCAAGGAGCTTGCGCCAAGCCCCAAGAACAAGATAATCTTTGTCTCGTACCAGATAAACGGCACGCTTGGCCGGCGCGTCCTTGACGGCAACGTCTCTGAGGTCAGCATGATGGACAAGTCCGGGAAGGTCAAGGTCGTTCCAGTCAGGTGCCAGACGCAGAAAATCGACGGCTTTTCCGGCCACAGCGACTTTAACCAGATAATGAACTTTGTAGCCAAGATCAAGCCAAAGCGCGTTCTTGTGAACCACGGCGAGAGGACCAAGTCAGAAAACGTCGCAAGCGCGATATATTCGCGGCTAAAGATACGTTCCGGCGTCCCGGACAACCGCGAGATTGTCCGCCTGCGGTAAAAAATCCTCCACAGCGTTTTTTACCCCGTATATCCAATAGTGTGTGCGGGTAGAGACTCTGATGGCTATTAGGTACAGGTGCGTCAACTGCAACATTGTTTTGTCAGGCGAGGGGGCCTCCAGGCACTACCTTGCAAACCCGACGCACAAGCTCGAAAAACTGCCGCCACCGCCAAAGCCGGTGAAAAGCCCCACTAGGTAACATATTATTACTGCACGTCAGCCTCTGGAAATATCATAGAACGACTCGTCGGCGAGCTTTTATAACATGACTTGCCTCGTAATTCATTGACTGCAGC
The sequence above is drawn from the Nitrososphaera viennensis EN76 genome and encodes:
- a CDS encoding beta-CASP ribonuclease aCPSF1, with protein sequence MEKNEIEGFEEERQTQTQRRPRPEQMQRRPAQDVAAAHVTKVTTESEDAVAKIILQSIPADSQVTNVRFEGPNIALYTKNPKFALTELTYYLSSLSKTLKKRFIIRTDPSVRLPEDATRQAVVKLLPKDVQVSAVFCDDATGEVVLEVSKPEAIDPAMIVEIAKSTGWIAHTRRSPHIPSTSINTIHSTLKSSAKERSDFLQKLGRRLFRGSLVVGNVPENGGNGRSEQASDVVLPPRPQWSQNREEVMLFCLGGVKQVGRSCFIVVTPESKVMLDCGINPGEMSGLDAYPRIDWLNFNLDELDAVVISHAHIDHQGFLPALFKYGYRGPVYCTEPTLPLMTLLQMDSVKIANSNGTYLPYEARDVHEVIKHTITLPYGKPTDISPDITVTLNNAGHIMGSATVHLNISGAHNILYSGDYKFARTQLLDSAVATYPRVETLITESTYGNSSDIMPDQAFVYRTFSESINKVLSEGGKVLIPVPAVGRAQEIMLVMAKEMSEGRLVESPIYIEGMISEASAIHMSYAHYLGADVRRSVSQGINPFTSEYFTVISGGKREEAINDQNPAIIMATSGMLEGGPSVEYFKELAPSPKNKIIFVSYQINGTLGRRVLDGNVSEVSMMDKSGKVKVVPVRCQTQKIDGFSGHSDFNQIMNFVAKIKPKRVLVNHGERTKSENVASAIYSRLKIRSGVPDNREIVRLR